From a single Brassica napus cultivar Da-Ae chromosome C9, Da-Ae, whole genome shotgun sequence genomic region:
- the LOC125593074 gene encoding F-box/LRR-repeat protein At1g48400-like isoform X1, protein MKTFSRDLISSLPDELLGKILSLVPTKEAASTSILSKRWKNLLCLVDSLCFDDSMFMYPTKEGVASCGAAHRFLDFVDKTSALLNNSPIIKKLSLSRGHVYGSRCHAAACTHDHVKLCLDRCIWTAMERGLLELHLHADTCCGIHIMQELFTCKTLVTLTLSGNHLIQVLERVFLPALKSLSMLSFSAIDHPDYCRLIDGCPVLEDLFISDADPLKPSYCGEHVESETIKRLVVFVNLPKGYHPEGTYLRAPNLVQLDYSCYVSENHWFDDLDSLVQVWLDLRLWESTYDYDYDDEDDDEAAAAADDDDDSFNDKHKVAIIGDVSHLVAGIRNITTLHLSPDSLEAFHFCCESMPMFNNLLNLSIESDKEKGWQVMPLLLNSCPNLHTLVIKGLVHRITNRCGDACACIPKKQRKILEEEKTISCLWTCQVKVLEILEYGGSFEELNQMMHFLGKLECLETVKVGVNSDKDDQIEFLRANLLTLPKASSKCDIQFS, encoded by the exons ATGAAAACGTTTTCTAGAGATTTGATAAGTAGTTTGCCAGATGAGCTTCTTGGCAAAATCCTGTCTTTGGTTCCGACAAAAGAGGCTGCTTCTACATCGATCCTGTCCAAGAGGTGGAAGAATCTGCTGTGTCTTGTAGACAGCCTTTGTTTTGATGATTCGATGTTTATGTATCCCACCAAGGAAGGAGTCGCATCATGTGGTGCAGCACATCGCTTCTTAGATTTCGTGGACAAGACTTCTGCTCTGTTAAACAATTCTCCTATCATCAAAAAATTATCTCTGTCTCGCGGACATGTATATGGCAGTCGCTGTCACGCAGCAGCGTGTACGCATGATCATGTGAAACTTTGTTTGGACCGTTGCATTTGGACTGCTATGGAGCGGGGTTTATTGGAACTACACTTGCACGCTGACACTTGTTGTGGTATTCATATAATGCAAGAGTTGTTTACGTGCAAGACATTGGTTACGCTCACACTATCCGGTAACCATCTTATTCAAGTCCTTGAGCGTGTTTTTCTTCCAGCGCTCAAATCACTTTCTATGTTATCATTTTCAGCCATTGATCATCCGGACTATTGTCGGCTCATAGATGGCTGCCCTGTGCTGGAAGACTTGTTCATAAGTGATGCTGATCCTTTGAAACCGTCATATTGTGGTGAGCACGTGGAAAGCGAAACTATCAAGCGGCTTGTGGTTTTTGTCAATCTTCCAAAAGGTTATCACCCCGAAGGAACTTATTTGAGAGCACCCAATCTTGTGCAACTGGACTATTCTTGTTATGTATCCGAGAATCATTGGTTTGATGATTTGGATTCGCTTGTCCAAGTCTGGCTGGATCTCAGGTTATGGGAGTCAACTTATGATTATGATTAcgatgatgaggatgatgatgaggctgctgctgctgctgatgatgatgatgattcctTTAATGATAAACATAAGGTAGCTATAATTGGTGATGTTTCACACCTAGTTGCGGGTATACGCAATATTACAACCCTTCACTTGTCTCCTGATTCTCTTGAG GCTTTTCATTTCTGCTGTGAATCCATGCCAATGTTCAACAACCTCCTTAATTTATCGATCGAGAGTGACAAGGAAAAAGGTTGGCAAGTAATGCCACTTCTGCTCAATAGTTGTCCAAATCTACACACTTTAGTCATCAAG GGTCTTGTGCACAGAATAACAAATAGATGCGGAGATGCATGTGCTTGCATCCCTAAGAAGCAGAGGAAGATTTTGGAGGAGGAGAAGACAATAAGTTGTTTATGGACATGTCAAGTGAAGGTGCTAGAGATTTTAGAGTATGGAGGTTCTTTTGAAGAGCTGAACCAGATGATGCATTTCTTAGGTAAGTTGGAATGTCTTGAAACTGTTAAAGTTGGTGTTAACTCGGACAAAGACGACCAGATTGAGTTCTTGCGAGCTAATCTACTGACTCTCCCCAAAGCTTCATCAAAGTGTGACATCCAATTCAGCTGA
- the LOC125593074 gene encoding F-box/LRR-repeat protein At1g48400-like isoform X2 — MKTFSRDLISSLPDELLGKILSLVPTKEAASTSILSKRWKNLLCLVDSLCFDDSMFMYPTKEGVASCGAAHRFLDFVDKTSALLNNSPIIKKLSLSRGHVYGSRCHAAACTHDHVKLCLDRCIWTAMERGLLELHLHADTCCGIHIMQELFTCKTLVTLTLSAIDHPDYCRLIDGCPVLEDLFISDADPLKPSYCGEHVESETIKRLVVFVNLPKGYHPEGTYLRAPNLVQLDYSCYVSENHWFDDLDSLVQVWLDLRLWESTYDYDYDDEDDDEAAAAADDDDDSFNDKHKVAIIGDVSHLVAGIRNITTLHLSPDSLEAFHFCCESMPMFNNLLNLSIESDKEKGWQVMPLLLNSCPNLHTLVIKGLVHRITNRCGDACACIPKKQRKILEEEKTISCLWTCQVKVLEILEYGGSFEELNQMMHFLGKLECLETVKVGVNSDKDDQIEFLRANLLTLPKASSKCDIQFS; from the exons ATGAAAACGTTTTCTAGAGATTTGATAAGTAGTTTGCCAGATGAGCTTCTTGGCAAAATCCTGTCTTTGGTTCCGACAAAAGAGGCTGCTTCTACATCGATCCTGTCCAAGAGGTGGAAGAATCTGCTGTGTCTTGTAGACAGCCTTTGTTTTGATGATTCGATGTTTATGTATCCCACCAAGGAAGGAGTCGCATCATGTGGTGCAGCACATCGCTTCTTAGATTTCGTGGACAAGACTTCTGCTCTGTTAAACAATTCTCCTATCATCAAAAAATTATCTCTGTCTCGCGGACATGTATATGGCAGTCGCTGTCACGCAGCAGCGTGTACGCATGATCATGTGAAACTTTGTTTGGACCGTTGCATTTGGACTGCTATGGAGCGGGGTTTATTGGAACTACACTTGCACGCTGACACTTGTTGTGGTATTCATATAATGCAAGAGTTGTTTACGTGCAAGACATTGGTTACGCTCACACTATCCG CCATTGATCATCCGGACTATTGTCGGCTCATAGATGGCTGCCCTGTGCTGGAAGACTTGTTCATAAGTGATGCTGATCCTTTGAAACCGTCATATTGTGGTGAGCACGTGGAAAGCGAAACTATCAAGCGGCTTGTGGTTTTTGTCAATCTTCCAAAAGGTTATCACCCCGAAGGAACTTATTTGAGAGCACCCAATCTTGTGCAACTGGACTATTCTTGTTATGTATCCGAGAATCATTGGTTTGATGATTTGGATTCGCTTGTCCAAGTCTGGCTGGATCTCAGGTTATGGGAGTCAACTTATGATTATGATTAcgatgatgaggatgatgatgaggctgctgctgctgctgatgatgatgatgattcctTTAATGATAAACATAAGGTAGCTATAATTGGTGATGTTTCACACCTAGTTGCGGGTATACGCAATATTACAACCCTTCACTTGTCTCCTGATTCTCTTGAG GCTTTTCATTTCTGCTGTGAATCCATGCCAATGTTCAACAACCTCCTTAATTTATCGATCGAGAGTGACAAGGAAAAAGGTTGGCAAGTAATGCCACTTCTGCTCAATAGTTGTCCAAATCTACACACTTTAGTCATCAAG GGTCTTGTGCACAGAATAACAAATAGATGCGGAGATGCATGTGCTTGCATCCCTAAGAAGCAGAGGAAGATTTTGGAGGAGGAGAAGACAATAAGTTGTTTATGGACATGTCAAGTGAAGGTGCTAGAGATTTTAGAGTATGGAGGTTCTTTTGAAGAGCTGAACCAGATGATGCATTTCTTAGGTAAGTTGGAATGTCTTGAAACTGTTAAAGTTGGTGTTAACTCGGACAAAGACGACCAGATTGAGTTCTTGCGAGCTAATCTACTGACTCTCCCCAAAGCTTCATCAAAGTGTGACATCCAATTCAGCTGA